A genomic stretch from uncultured Cohaesibacter sp. includes:
- a CDS encoding electron transfer flavoprotein subunit alpha/FixB family protein yields MTTLLIAEHNNAALNDATAKALSAALQLGGDVDILIAGKNCAAAAEEAAKLSGAARILVAESDALGHHIAEALSAQVVAMADKYDAIVAPATSIGKNFMPRVAALLDVMQLSEVTKIISADTFERPTYAGNAIQTVKSADSKKVVTVRTANFAAAASDGSAAIESVPAADAPDTTTFVSEELSTSDRPELANARAIIAGGRGLASEDQFNSLLTPIADKLGAAIGASRAAVDAGYAPNDLQVGQTGKVVAPELYIAAGISGAIQHLAGMKDSKVIVAINKDEEAPIFQVADYGIVGDLFDILPELEKAL; encoded by the coding sequence ATGACAACCCTTCTGATTGCCGAACATAACAACGCGGCTTTGAATGACGCCACGGCGAAGGCCCTGAGCGCAGCACTCCAACTGGGCGGCGACGTGGACATCCTGATCGCTGGCAAGAACTGTGCAGCAGCAGCCGAAGAAGCAGCCAAGCTGAGCGGTGCAGCCAGGATTTTGGTTGCCGAAAGCGATGCCCTTGGTCACCATATTGCTGAAGCCCTGTCTGCACAGGTTGTTGCGATGGCTGATAAGTATGATGCAATCGTGGCTCCGGCCACCTCCATTGGCAAGAACTTCATGCCGCGTGTTGCCGCTCTGCTCGACGTCATGCAGCTTTCCGAAGTCACGAAGATTATCTCGGCCGACACTTTCGAGCGCCCGACCTATGCTGGCAATGCCATCCAGACCGTTAAAAGCGCCGACAGCAAAAAGGTCGTGACGGTGCGGACCGCCAACTTTGCAGCCGCGGCATCTGATGGCTCTGCCGCCATCGAAAGCGTCCCTGCAGCGGACGCGCCCGACACCACGACCTTCGTGAGCGAAGAGCTTTCCACCTCGGATCGTCCCGAGCTTGCAAACGCCCGCGCCATCATCGCAGGAGGCCGCGGTCTAGCGTCTGAAGACCAGTTCAACAGCCTTCTGACACCGATTGCCGACAAGCTAGGTGCTGCCATTGGTGCTTCGCGCGCAGCCGTTGATGCTGGCTACGCACCAAACGACCTGCAGGTTGGCCAGACCGGTAAAGTAGTGGCTCCCGAGCTTTACATCGCGGCAGGCATCTCCGGTGCCATCCAGCATCTGGCAGGCATGAAAGATTCCAAGGTCATCGTTGCCATCAACAAGGATGAAGAAGCACCGATCTTCCAAGTTGCCGATTATGGCATCGTGGGCGATCTGTTTGACATTCTGCCAGAGCTTGAAAAAGCGCTCTGA
- a CDS encoding electron transfer flavoprotein subunit beta/FixA family protein, whose product MKILVPVKRVVDYNVKIRVKADGTGVDLANVKMSMNPFDEIAVEEAVRLKEAGVASEIVVVSIGVQQAQETLRTGLAMGADRAILIKTDSTVEPLGVAKLLKAVVEEEQPGMVILGKQAIDDDANQTGQMLSALLGWGQGAFASGIKVEGDVAKVIREIDGGLQNVEIKLPAVMTADLRLNEPRYASLPNIMKAKKKPLETKDAADYGVDIAPRLEVLSTAEPEARKAGIKVESVAELVDKLKNEASVL is encoded by the coding sequence ATGAAGATCCTTGTACCCGTCAAACGGGTTGTCGATTACAACGTCAAAATCCGCGTCAAGGCCGATGGCACTGGTGTCGATCTGGCCAATGTCAAAATGTCCATGAACCCGTTTGATGAAATCGCGGTAGAGGAAGCCGTGCGCCTGAAGGAAGCCGGCGTGGCAAGCGAGATCGTTGTTGTCTCCATTGGCGTACAACAGGCGCAGGAAACCCTGCGCACCGGCCTGGCCATGGGGGCTGACCGCGCCATCCTCATCAAGACGGACTCAACCGTCGAACCTTTAGGTGTTGCCAAACTGCTCAAGGCCGTTGTGGAAGAAGAGCAACCCGGCATGGTCATCCTGGGCAAACAGGCCATTGATGATGATGCAAACCAGACAGGCCAGATGCTCTCTGCTCTTCTGGGCTGGGGTCAGGGAGCCTTTGCTTCGGGCATCAAGGTCGAAGGCGACGTTGCCAAAGTGATCCGTGAAATCGACGGTGGTCTGCAGAATGTCGAGATCAAGCTGCCTGCCGTGATGACCGCAGACTTGCGCCTCAACGAACCGCGCTATGCCTCTCTGCCAAACATCATGAAGGCCAAGAAAAAGCCGCTTGAAACGAAAGACGCCGCTGACTATGGCGTTGACATCGCACCACGTCTTGAAGTGCTTTCCACCGCAGAGCCAGAAGCCCGCAAGGCAGGCATCAAGGTTGAGAGCGTGGCCGAACTGGTCGACAAACTGAAAAACGAAGCCAGCGTGCTTTAA
- a CDS encoding rhomboid family intramembrane serine protease, protein MFIPLHDRNALHYVRWQYVTLGLILANLVVFLISGGAGDGQMLQRFALSYGLIPGSLLSQSPDLLGATSAVHWSNFISYAFLHGGWMHLIGNMAFLWVFGDNIEDAMGHARFLVFYCLCAAGAALLHALANWGSPVPLIGASGATAGIIAAYLLLHPDVRVWILILGRIPLPIPALYCLGAWLGLQLFNSLTSTETTVAWWAHVGGAITGALLIPFMKRKSVPLFQRAT, encoded by the coding sequence ATGTTTATTCCATTGCATGACAGAAATGCCCTTCACTATGTTCGTTGGCAATATGTCACGCTCGGTCTCATCCTTGCCAACCTTGTGGTCTTTCTGATCAGTGGTGGCGCGGGGGATGGCCAAATGCTGCAGAGATTCGCCCTGTCCTACGGACTTATTCCGGGCAGCTTGCTATCGCAATCCCCCGACCTGCTGGGCGCAACATCTGCGGTGCATTGGAGCAATTTCATATCCTATGCCTTTCTGCATGGCGGCTGGATGCATCTCATCGGCAACATGGCCTTTCTCTGGGTCTTTGGCGACAATATCGAAGACGCAATGGGCCATGCCCGCTTTCTTGTGTTTTATTGCCTTTGCGCCGCAGGGGCCGCTCTTCTGCATGCATTGGCCAACTGGGGATCACCTGTGCCGCTCATCGGCGCCTCTGGTGCCACGGCGGGTATCATTGCTGCCTATCTCTTGCTGCACCCGGATGTGCGCGTCTGGATTTTGATTCTCGGACGCATTCCCCTTCCGATTCCCGCACTCTATTGCCTCGGCGCCTGGCTCGGGCTGCAACTTTTCAACTCGCTGACCAGCACAGAGACCACCGTTGCCTGGTGGGCCCATGTTGGGGGAGCGATTACAGGGGCCCTTCTTATCCCCTTTATGAAGCGAAAATCGGTTCCCCTGTTCCAGCGCGCTACGTGA
- a CDS encoding cob(I)yrinic acid a,c-diamide adenosyltransferase, with the protein MVRLNKIYTRTGDKGTTMLGTGERRAKHDLRVEAYGTVDETNSIVGLARLETADCPELDQMLSQIQNDLFDLGADLCTPDSGEKLDYEPLRIIASQVERLEKQIDLLNKDLEPLKSFILPGGTRASAYLHYARTVSRRAERLVTALAAEESEPVSAAAIQYLNRLSDFFFVAARWTNDKGTADVLWVPGQNR; encoded by the coding sequence ATGGTTCGTCTCAACAAAATCTACACGCGCACAGGCGACAAGGGAACAACCATGCTTGGCACAGGCGAACGCCGCGCCAAACATGATTTACGTGTTGAAGCCTACGGTACAGTTGACGAAACGAACTCGATTGTCGGACTGGCACGGCTTGAGACAGCAGACTGCCCTGAGCTTGATCAAATGCTTTCCCAGATCCAGAACGACCTGTTTGATCTGGGGGCCGATCTCTGCACCCCTGATAGCGGCGAAAAGCTCGACTATGAGCCCCTGCGGATCATCGCCAGCCAGGTCGAGCGCCTTGAAAAGCAGATCGACCTGTTGAACAAGGATCTCGAACCTCTCAAAAGCTTCATCCTGCCCGGCGGCACCAGAGCCTCGGCTTATTTGCATTATGCCCGCACGGTTTCGCGTCGCGCCGAAAGGCTGGTAACAGCCTTGGCCGCCGAAGAAAGCGAACCCGTATCCGCCGCAGCGATCCAATATCTCAACCGCCTATCCGACTTCTTCTTTGTTGCGGCCCGTTGGACCAACGACAAGGGCACCGCAGATGTTCTCTGGGTTCCCGGACAAAACCGTTAA
- a CDS encoding acyloxyacyl hydrolase, translating into MKHATLISALMLTCAAGAANAADYSAPGNMGFLSELRMGVMAHDATRREDGTVDLQAEVLFNAFGTPADDASVWQRFLTPRPHIGASLNTDGKTSYGYAGFSWLFPVYGPVFVEGSFGGMVHDGKLNNTDSDREPLGTRALFHESASIGMDYDRIRVMLTVEHSSNAGLGNWNHGLTNVGARVGYKF; encoded by the coding sequence ATGAAACATGCCACTCTTATTTCAGCACTAATGCTCACCTGTGCAGCTGGCGCAGCCAACGCAGCCGACTATTCCGCACCGGGCAATATGGGCTTTCTCAGCGAACTCCGCATGGGCGTCATGGCACATGATGCAACCCGTCGCGAAGATGGTACGGTTGATCTGCAGGCGGAAGTTCTCTTCAACGCCTTCGGCACTCCGGCTGATGATGCCTCGGTTTGGCAACGTTTTCTGACACCGCGTCCTCATATCGGTGCGTCCCTTAACACAGATGGCAAGACCTCTTACGGTTATGCTGGCTTCAGTTGGCTCTTCCCTGTCTACGGCCCTGTTTTCGTTGAAGGCAGCTTCGGCGGTATGGTCCATGACGGCAAGCTGAACAACACCGACTCTGACCGTGAGCCTCTGGGCACCCGCGCTCTGTTCCACGAATCGGCCTCCATCGGCATGGACTATGATCGCATCCGCGTGATGCTGACCGTTGAGCACAGCTCCAATGCCGGTCTGGGCAACTGGAACCATGGCTTGACCAATGTCGGCGCACGCGTCGGATATAAATTCTGA
- a CDS encoding twin transmembrane helix small protein — MSSILPVLVPIALLAVALILVAGLVNMMRGSNPNRSQRLMRWRVLLQLLAIVIVMASMYFLQ; from the coding sequence ATGTCCTCGATATTACCCGTTCTAGTTCCCATCGCGCTACTCGCTGTTGCTCTCATTCTGGTGGCAGGTCTTGTCAATATGATGCGCGGCAGCAACCCGAATCGCTCGCAAAGGCTGATGCGCTGGCGTGTTCTGTTGCAGCTTCTGGCCATCGTTATTGTCATGGCGAGTATGTACTTCCTGCAATAG
- a CDS encoding SDR family oxidoreductase, which yields MMQQSILITGCSTGIGRHCALKLHAEGWQVFATARKSEDIEALRSEGLTAIYMDYADDQSIKACVEAVLNHTGGKLDALFNNGAYGQAGAVEDLTTDVLRAQFEANLFGWHELTRQIIPVMRRQGYGRIIHCSSVLALTGLAFRGAYVASKYALEGLTDTMRIEMHGSNISISLIQPGPITSQFRENARLNFIKTVDTEKSVYRDRYRNRLKAMASDAPGKFELPPEAVYKKLHHALYDSKPKPRYMVTVPTYIMNFMRRFMPTRALDAFLRAYGD from the coding sequence ATGATGCAGCAATCTATCCTTATCACCGGTTGTTCAACCGGCATCGGACGCCACTGTGCTCTGAAACTCCATGCAGAGGGCTGGCAGGTTTTTGCCACCGCACGCAAGAGCGAAGACATAGAGGCACTGAGGAGTGAAGGCCTCACAGCCATTTACATGGACTATGCTGACGATCAGTCGATCAAGGCCTGCGTGGAAGCGGTTCTGAACCATACCGGCGGCAAACTCGATGCCCTGTTCAACAATGGTGCCTATGGGCAAGCCGGTGCTGTTGAGGACCTTACAACGGATGTTCTGCGCGCCCAGTTCGAGGCCAACCTGTTTGGCTGGCACGAACTCACCCGACAGATCATTCCCGTCATGCGGCGTCAGGGATACGGCCGGATCATTCATTGTTCCTCGGTTCTCGCGCTCACCGGTCTGGCCTTCCGCGGCGCCTATGTGGCCTCCAAATATGCCCTTGAAGGCCTGACCGACACCATGCGCATTGAAATGCACGGCAGCAACATTTCCATTTCGCTGATCCAGCCCGGGCCGATCACCAGCCAGTTTCGCGAAAATGCCCGCCTGAATTTCATCAAGACAGTCGACACCGAAAAATCCGTCTATCGCGACCGCTATAGGAACCGCCTCAAGGCCATGGCATCCGACGCGCCAGGCAAGTTCGAGCTGCCGCCAGAAGCGGTCTACAAGAAGCTGCACCATGCCCTATATGATAGCAAACCCAAACCCCGCTACATGGTGACTGTGCCGACATACATCATGAATTTCATGCGGCGTTTTATGCCGACAAGAGCGCTCGATGCTTTTTTGCGCGCCTATGGTGATTGA
- a CDS encoding VOC family protein, translating to MRWRGINHVEFSVLDYENSIAFYDKMFGWLGYKSFWTLDVGYRSTYYMARFPIPHSYIGFQPARSGDKLDHEARKTGIHHVALWAKGRREVDDFYSEFLAPNNVNVTEKPAEYGLYAPGYYAVFFDDPINGIHWELAHIPRIPSIGAYMRWKKAMKNEEARRPEWRGDFMKEAMRTLPPRE from the coding sequence ATGCGCTGGCGCGGAATCAATCATGTAGAATTTTCGGTCCTTGATTATGAAAACTCGATTGCCTTCTATGACAAGATGTTCGGATGGCTTGGTTACAAGAGCTTCTGGACACTCGATGTAGGGTATCGCTCAACCTACTATATGGCCCGCTTTCCTATCCCGCACAGTTACATCGGATTTCAGCCTGCCCGCAGCGGAGACAAGCTCGACCACGAAGCCCGAAAGACCGGTATCCACCATGTGGCTCTTTGGGCAAAAGGCCGCAGGGAAGTGGATGACTTCTATAGCGAGTTCCTTGCCCCCAACAATGTCAATGTCACAGAGAAACCCGCCGAATATGGTCTCTACGCACCGGGCTACTATGCCGTCTTTTTCGACGATCCTATCAACGGCATCCATTGGGAATTGGCCCATATCCCGCGCATACCCTCGATCGGCGCTTATATGAGATGGAAAAAGGCAATGAAGAATGAAGAAGCCCGTCGGCCAGAATGGCGCGGTGACTTCATGAAAGAAGCCATGCGCACCCTGCCACCAAGAGAATGA
- a CDS encoding acyl-CoA dehydrogenase family protein, whose translation MDAAVATCESLLNSLVDIVYEKVAEDGRVKSGKVEAEQRLTHGLAWFATYVEALKEMRGYSKTMSEEGRYGEMESLVTRLAFAEYLAQIFGGIPMTQGEIVRLSDFGVSAEAIAAAQSPEIARLMAEGNTKETRTRLVALMEAAEGAASFGDAGLDETMEAFRDEMNRFAESEVTPNAHEWHLKDAYIPMEIIEQMAEMGVFGLTIPEEYGGLGLGKESMCVVSEALSRAFIGVGSLGTRSEIAAELILCGGSDEQKEKWLPLIASGEILPTAVFTEPNTGSDLASLKTRATLDGDIYKVTGNKTWITHPVRADLMTLMVRTNPAEAGYKGLSMLLAEKPRGDDDNPFPAQGMDGGEIEVLGYRGMKEYDIAFDNFEVSKENLLGGEEGQGFKQLMQTFEAARIQTAARAIGVAQNALDLGLRYAQERVQFGKSLINFPRVIDKLAMMAAEIMVARQLTYYSARQKDHDKRCDLEAGMAKLLGARVAWAAADNALQIHGGNGFALEYAISRVLCDARVLNIFEGAGEIQAQVIARRLLDSKT comes from the coding sequence ATGGACGCCGCGGTCGCCACCTGCGAAAGCCTGCTCAACAGCCTTGTCGATATCGTCTATGAAAAGGTGGCCGAAGATGGCCGCGTCAAATCCGGCAAGGTAGAAGCCGAACAGCGCCTCACCCACGGGCTTGCATGGTTTGCCACCTATGTGGAAGCGCTCAAGGAAATGCGCGGCTATAGCAAGACCATGAGCGAAGAAGGCCGCTACGGCGAAATGGAATCTCTCGTCACCCGTCTGGCTTTTGCTGAATATCTGGCGCAGATCTTCGGCGGCATTCCCATGACGCAGGGCGAAATCGTGCGTCTTTCCGATTTTGGTGTATCTGCCGAGGCCATCGCCGCCGCCCAAAGCCCGGAAATTGCGCGCCTCATGGCAGAAGGCAACACCAAGGAAACCCGCACCCGCCTCGTCGCCCTTATGGAGGCTGCCGAAGGCGCTGCTTCCTTTGGCGACGCTGGCCTTGACGAAACCATGGAAGCGTTCCGCGATGAAATGAACCGCTTTGCAGAGAGCGAAGTCACCCCCAATGCGCATGAATGGCACCTCAAAGATGCCTATATCCCCATGGAAATCATTGAGCAAATGGCTGAAATGGGGGTCTTTGGCCTCACCATTCCGGAAGAATATGGTGGCTTGGGCCTTGGCAAGGAAAGCATGTGCGTGGTTTCCGAAGCCCTCTCACGCGCCTTCATCGGCGTTGGCTCCCTTGGCACCCGCTCCGAAATCGCCGCAGAACTCATCCTGTGTGGCGGCTCCGACGAACAGAAGGAAAAATGGCTGCCGCTGATCGCCTCCGGCGAGATCCTGCCAACTGCGGTTTTCACCGAGCCGAACACCGGATCGGACCTTGCCAGCCTCAAGACCCGCGCCACTCTGGACGGGGACATCTACAAGGTGACCGGCAACAAGACATGGATCACTCATCCGGTGCGTGCAGACCTGATGACCTTGATGGTGCGGACCAATCCGGCCGAAGCCGGCTACAAAGGGCTCTCCATGCTGCTGGCAGAAAAGCCGCGCGGTGATGATGACAATCCCTTCCCGGCGCAAGGCATGGATGGCGGCGAAATCGAAGTCCTAGGCTATCGCGGCATGAAGGAATATGACATTGCCTTCGACAATTTCGAAGTCAGCAAGGAAAATCTGCTGGGCGGGGAAGAAGGGCAAGGCTTCAAGCAGCTGATGCAAACCTTCGAGGCCGCCCGCATCCAGACCGCCGCCCGCGCCATTGGCGTCGCACAAAACGCACTCGATCTGGGCCTCCGCTACGCACAGGAGCGGGTGCAGTTCGGCAAGTCACTGATCAATTTCCCGCGCGTGATCGACAAGCTGGCCATGATGGCCGCTGAAATCATGGTAGCCCGTCAGCTCACCTATTATTCAGCCCGCCAGAAAGACCATGACAAGCGGTGCGATCTGGAAGCGGGAATGGCCAAGCTGCTTGGCGCGCGCGTGGCATGGGCCGCAGCCGACAACGCCTTGCAGATCCATGGCGGCAACGGCTTCGCGCTGGAATATGCCATTTCCCGCGTCTTGTGTGACGCCCGCGTTCTCAACATCTTTGAAGGGGCAGGCGAAATTCAGGCGCAGGTGATTGCACGCCGCCTTCTGGACAGCAAGACCTGA
- a CDS encoding DMT family transporter translates to MTFRTAGIVPILTPLLFVVLWSTGFVGSRMGAPYSEPMTFLTLRFGLVLLLLLAISLIQRARWPNPRQGLHAFVSGFMIHGMYLSGVFWAIDDGMPAGLFALMTGLQPVLTAFFAHLMLKEQITRNHALGFVLGLVGISMVLLPRLSGGAFSVTPTQIFVALVAVIAISFGTVYQKRFAANLDIRTATIWQYTAAVLFCGGLSLMMESQTIVWSGEFIFALVWLVLVLSIGAIFLLLWLIEKGAVSNTASLFYLVPAVTATISFLLFGEPITPMQVIGMVVTALGVILASRSRS, encoded by the coding sequence CTCCCCTCTTGTTTGTTGTCCTCTGGTCAACAGGCTTTGTCGGCTCGCGCATGGGCGCGCCCTATTCCGAGCCCATGACTTTCCTGACGCTGCGTTTTGGCTTGGTCCTGTTGCTTTTGCTGGCTATCTCCCTCATTCAGCGCGCCCGTTGGCCCAATCCGCGCCAAGGCCTTCATGCCTTTGTTTCCGGCTTCATGATCCACGGGATGTATCTTTCAGGTGTCTTCTGGGCCATTGACGACGGGATGCCCGCCGGGCTGTTCGCCCTGATGACCGGGTTACAGCCCGTGCTGACGGCCTTTTTCGCCCATCTTATGCTGAAAGAGCAGATCACCAGAAACCACGCCCTTGGGTTTGTCCTCGGTTTGGTCGGCATCTCCATGGTGCTGTTACCCCGCTTGAGCGGTGGCGCTTTCTCCGTCACCCCGACGCAAATCTTCGTCGCCCTCGTCGCTGTGATCGCCATTTCCTTCGGAACAGTCTACCAGAAGCGCTTCGCGGCAAATCTGGACATCCGCACGGCCACTATCTGGCAATATACCGCAGCAGTGCTTTTCTGCGGCGGCTTGAGCTTGATGATGGAAAGCCAGACCATCGTCTGGTCAGGGGAATTCATCTTTGCTCTGGTATGGCTCGTGTTGGTGCTTTCCATCGGCGCCATCTTCCTGTTGCTCTGGCTCATCGAAAAGGGCGCTGTGTCCAACACGGCATCGCTCTTTTATCTGGTGCCAGCCGTAACAGCGACCATCTCCTTCCTGCTCTTTGGCGAACCCATCACCCCCATGCAGGTGATCGGTATGGTTGTCACCGCTCTTGGCGTCATTCTGGCCAGTCGCAGCCGATCCTGA